A part of Candidatus Zixiibacteriota bacterium genomic DNA contains:
- a CDS encoding cupin domain-containing protein has product MPPTIIKSADGDSFDFGGLGVHWKIEGAPAEKRFAVVHHPIAPRALAAPLHRHENEDEYSFVIKGRLGALLGDDVVVADTGDWVFKPRHQWHTFWNPGDEPCEIIEIISPSGFENYFREVANAWGDIEAFARINDKYRLGMKFESVPELCQRFGLTFPELQPAT; this is encoded by the coding sequence ATGCCACCGACCATCATCAAATCAGCTGACGGCGACTCCTTCGATTTTGGAGGCCTTGGGGTACACTGGAAAATTGAAGGCGCCCCCGCCGAGAAACGGTTCGCCGTCGTTCACCACCCCATCGCACCACGGGCCCTGGCCGCACCATTGCACCGTCACGAGAACGAAGATGAGTATTCATTTGTGATCAAAGGTCGGTTGGGGGCGCTCCTGGGCGATGATGTCGTCGTGGCCGATACCGGCGACTGGGTGTTCAAACCGCGTCACCAGTGGCATACGTTTTGGAATCCCGGTGACGAGCCGTGCGAGATAATCGAGATTATTTCTCCATCCGGATTCGAGAACTACTTTCGCGAGGTTGCAAACGCCTGGGGAGATATAGAGGCCTTTGCACGAATCAATGACAAGTACCGGCTCGGAATGAAATTCGAGAGCGTCCCGGAGCTATGCCAACGCTTTGGGCTCACATTTCCGGAGCTGCAGCCGGCAACCTGA
- a CDS encoding T9SS type A sorting domain-containing protein encodes MPAFWSLISVVSLSCAVFFHGAAVRAQQTWLPVDELPDGEVFALLVDADTLYALIDSSVHYRSHDNPNWQQSSPIPSDTPPSSLIKKGDRLFVGTYGSGVFETSNLGLDWTPRTTGLSGVGAMTVTALAVRHDSLYAGTSGAGVFVMNLNGPFQWATYRTGMPSLAGWDVQTLHEWSGWLFCGSGQNANVYINAPGESTWQEVPFGDFIPTGLAMHAIEGTGFDLIGAASNGIYTSVDTGASWEHYATPFSAAGDGAVVSAAGRTFVLLMHASRGAYIFERTDDSWSLFDHQLVYCYDLAAFGDRLYAARLEGLWCLPLSPTDVGGSPGGELPTGVRLEQNYPNPFNPATTISFSLREASPVRLAVYNVLGQSVRVVLDGIYPAGNYRTVWDGTDDQGRPVAGGVYFYRLVTAHETQSRKMLLVK; translated from the coding sequence CTGCTTTTTGGTCGCTGATATCGGTAGTGTCTCTTTCGTGTGCCGTTTTCTTCCACGGGGCTGCCGTCCGGGCCCAGCAAACTTGGCTTCCGGTCGACGAACTGCCCGACGGCGAGGTATTCGCCCTTTTGGTCGATGCAGACACTCTCTATGCCCTGATCGACTCTTCGGTGCACTACAGGTCGCACGACAATCCGAACTGGCAGCAGTCTTCGCCTATTCCGTCAGACACGCCGCCGTCGAGTCTGATCAAAAAGGGCGATCGCCTGTTTGTCGGAACGTACGGGTCCGGCGTTTTTGAGACCTCCAACCTCGGCCTCGACTGGACTCCGCGAACCACCGGTCTATCGGGAGTCGGGGCAATGACGGTCACCGCACTAGCCGTGCGGCATGACAGTTTGTATGCGGGGACGTCCGGCGCCGGAGTATTCGTAATGAACCTCAACGGACCCTTCCAATGGGCGACCTACCGCACCGGGATGCCTTCGCTGGCCGGCTGGGATGTTCAGACATTGCACGAGTGGTCCGGCTGGCTCTTCTGCGGCTCGGGTCAAAACGCGAATGTCTACATCAACGCTCCGGGAGAGTCGACCTGGCAGGAAGTGCCCTTTGGCGATTTCATCCCCACGGGGCTGGCGATGCATGCAATTGAGGGCACCGGCTTCGACCTGATCGGCGCGGCATCGAACGGCATCTACACCAGCGTCGACACCGGGGCGAGCTGGGAGCACTATGCCACGCCGTTCAGCGCCGCCGGCGACGGGGCTGTCGTGTCGGCGGCCGGCCGGACATTTGTCCTTTTGATGCATGCGTCGCGGGGCGCGTACATCTTCGAACGCACCGATGATTCCTGGTCGCTGTTCGATCACCAGCTCGTCTACTGCTACGATCTCGCGGCCTTTGGGGATCGGCTTTATGCGGCTCGCCTCGAGGGTTTGTGGTGTCTTCCGCTTTCACCCACCGATGTCGGGGGCAGCCCCGGAGGCGAATTGCCAACCGGCGTGCGACTCGAACAGAATTATCCCAATCCGTTCAACCCCGCGACCACGATTTCGTTTTCGCTTCGTGAGGCGTCGCCGGTGCGGCTTGCGGTATACAACGTGCTGGGCCAGTCGGTCAGGGTTGTACTTGATGGTATTTACCCGGCGGGGAATTATCGCACGGTGTGGGATGGCACGGACGACCAGGGTCGCCCGGTTGCCGGCGGCGTATATTTCTACAGACTGGTGACGGCACACGAGACGCAGTCTCGCAAGATGCTGCTGGTAAAGTAA
- a CDS encoding TetR/AcrR family transcriptional regulator gives MYTMSNENSSNGTGARKRPYTLKARARRWEDIRKRITKAAVHLHETVGPARTTINAIAKHAGVQRATVYNHFPTELELIDACSAHWFAENPPPDQTAWLQIQNPGIRTRCALQDMYEYYDRSRDMLGKVLRDAAVVPAMDEIRRMKWVPQLEGIVDILADGFSAPAKQTVESHLSELVEDNISAADGRHTTEKEIRACLRVVLDFFTWQTLAESGLTSADAATLAARWVEAAGESRPE, from the coding sequence ATGTACACTATGTCTAACGAAAATAGCTCGAATGGCACAGGGGCTCGGAAGCGGCCATACACATTGAAGGCCAGGGCTCGTCGGTGGGAAGATATCCGCAAGCGCATCACAAAGGCAGCAGTTCATTTGCACGAGACAGTCGGGCCGGCGCGGACAACGATCAACGCCATTGCGAAGCATGCCGGTGTCCAGCGGGCCACCGTATACAATCACTTCCCGACCGAGCTGGAGCTTATCGATGCCTGCAGCGCGCACTGGTTCGCAGAGAATCCGCCTCCGGATCAGACCGCCTGGTTGCAGATTCAGAATCCGGGAATTCGGACGCGGTGCGCACTTCAGGATATGTATGAGTATTACGATCGGAGTCGGGACATGCTGGGAAAGGTTCTTCGCGATGCGGCGGTCGTTCCGGCGATGGACGAAATCCGGCGCATGAAGTGGGTGCCACAGCTCGAGGGGATTGTTGACATCCTTGCTGACGGATTTAGTGCTCCAGCGAAACAGACTGTAGAGTCGCATTTGTCGGAGCTCGTTGAGGACAACATTTCGGCGGCTGACGGTCGGCACACGACGGAGAAAGAAATTCGAGCTTGCCTACGCGTAGTCCTGGATTTCTTCACGTGGCAGACATTAGCGGAATCGGGGTTGACTTCGGCCGACGCTGCAACGCTGGCTGCACGGTGGGTCGAAGCTGCCGGGGAATCGCGACCCGAGTAA
- a CDS encoding TonB family protein: protein MNALSGDPQIAHQLFIALSVYALKASIMTALALVTVVLMSKSSALARSLVLKLAIGAVMVMPLAALIVPGWYVALPDSLASVWPGGYAGQVGSGLETAVDGETTGAWSGWPVCGLLVWLSGAAYLAVRMAAGRIVVLRLRRRALPFADTESRALAVAAAGIPSQVIVLIGPAVVPFVSGLTRPFIMLPENSRQWTTEKLRIVLQHEYAHIRQGDSVWMILAGLFRALHWFNPLAHITYGRLVSETEKSCDDAVLALGTSPDSYASYLIEFMRTIRVAGRAITAGVPMARTSYMEGRLMSILREQRRSTKLRNIAVTLTVLIFALLLLPLSGWQVLAGEKTEAPAKKPAAQPVNEKLPAPDEFVEVTTMPEMTSAITPVYPAEAKNQGIEGKVWVMILVDSTGAVRETRVKKSSGNNALDDAALAAAKTATFIPATADGKPVGVWVAFSIEFVLGDAEKK from the coding sequence ATGAACGCCCTGTCTGGTGATCCGCAGATCGCGCACCAGTTGTTCATCGCGTTGTCGGTGTATGCGCTCAAGGCGAGTATCATGACGGCTCTGGCGCTGGTGACTGTTGTCCTGATGTCGAAATCGAGCGCACTCGCGCGCTCCCTTGTTCTGAAGCTGGCAATCGGCGCCGTCATGGTCATGCCGCTCGCCGCCCTGATCGTGCCGGGATGGTACGTGGCTCTTCCGGATTCTCTGGCGTCTGTGTGGCCCGGTGGATATGCGGGGCAGGTGGGATCCGGTCTGGAGACCGCTGTCGATGGCGAGACGACAGGCGCGTGGAGCGGCTGGCCGGTTTGCGGTCTTCTCGTGTGGCTGTCGGGGGCAGCATACCTCGCGGTCCGGATGGCTGCCGGCCGAATCGTGGTTCTGCGCTTGCGTCGGCGCGCGCTGCCTTTCGCCGATACCGAGAGCCGGGCGCTCGCGGTAGCGGCCGCCGGGATTCCATCACAGGTAATCGTCTTGATCGGCCCGGCGGTTGTGCCGTTTGTATCGGGATTGACCCGGCCATTCATCATGCTGCCTGAAAACTCGCGTCAGTGGACAACGGAAAAACTCAGAATCGTACTGCAACACGAATACGCTCACATCCGGCAGGGCGACAGCGTCTGGATGATTCTTGCCGGGCTGTTTCGCGCCTTGCACTGGTTCAATCCGCTTGCTCATATCACGTACGGTCGACTGGTGAGCGAAACCGAAAAATCATGCGACGATGCCGTCCTGGCGCTCGGCACAAGCCCGGATTCGTACGCGTCGTACCTCATTGAATTCATGCGCACTATCAGAGTTGCAGGCCGTGCGATTACGGCCGGCGTACCGATGGCACGCACATCATATATGGAGGGAAGACTGATGTCTATTCTCAGAGAGCAACGCCGGTCGACGAAACTCCGCAACATCGCCGTCACGCTGACTGTGTTGATTTTCGCACTATTGCTGCTGCCCTTGTCCGGCTGGCAGGTGCTGGCCGGCGAGAAAACCGAGGCGCCGGCGAAGAAACCCGCCGCGCAGCCGGTGAACGAGAAGTTACCGGCTCCCGATGAATTCGTCGAGGTGACGACCATGCCGGAAATGACCTCTGCGATCACACCTGTCTATCCTGCAGAAGCGAAGAATCAGGGGATCGAGGGCAAAGTCTGGGTGATGATCCTGGTTGACAGTACCGGAGCAGTCCGCGAGACACGGGTAAAAAAGAGTTCGGGAAACAACGCCCTCGATGACGCCGCGCTCGCTGCGGCCAAAACCGCGACCTTCATACCGGCCACGGCCGACGGTAAGCCGGTGGGCGTCTGGGTAGCGTTCAGTATTGAGTTTGTACTGGGTGATGCGGAAAAGAAATAA
- a CDS encoding DUF2089 domain-containing protein yields MKRDWAYLTSMTGGKSITIRRVAIDGEDIAIDGEFELPPLARLKAEDQVFVAVFVKSHGSIKQMEKQFGISYPTVKSRLNRIAEQLDFVDVETVAEPQNEILDRLDRGEISVEEALNALGKRGENG; encoded by the coding sequence ATGAAAAGAGACTGGGCATATCTGACCTCAATGACCGGCGGAAAGTCAATCACGATCCGGCGGGTCGCAATCGACGGCGAGGATATCGCTATCGATGGAGAGTTTGAACTGCCGCCATTGGCCCGGCTCAAAGCCGAAGACCAGGTGTTCGTAGCCGTGTTCGTGAAAAGCCACGGTTCAATCAAGCAAATGGAAAAACAGTTCGGAATCAGTTACCCGACCGTCAAAAGTCGGCTTAACCGGATCGCCGAGCAGCTTGACTTTGTCGACGTGGAAACGGTGGCGGAGCCCCAAAACGAGATACTCGACCGACTCGACCGCGGCGAGATCTCGGTAGAGGAAGCGCTGAACGCATTGGGGAAGAGAGGAGAAAATGGCTAG